A region of Argentina anserina chromosome 5, drPotAnse1.1, whole genome shotgun sequence DNA encodes the following proteins:
- the LOC126795305 gene encoding uncharacterized protein LOC126795305, with protein MEICATNAQNRDKQESTHRGGAMPFIQHALQAAKESGKPVSLIDNYENMYQDAEHTWVSEAKRARHEKMKQKREAIKAKLIEEAAEGTSIESIEVSLNEEIAIMAKECGRKGGKVHGVGAFPRLDIPSSSSTPINSEWNEMKGNIQTLSSTVTTLKSENAQLKSMLRAIFTKLSGSNNINVDADTIAADGIEGRDDFPDGFDDFPMRL; from the exons ATG GAGATCTGTGCTACTAATGCTCAAAACCGGGATAAGCAAGAAAGTACTCATAGGGGCGGTGCAATGCCATTTATTCAGCATGCTTTGCAAGCAGCAAag GAAAGTGGTAAGCCTGTATCATTAATAGACAACTATGAAAATATGTATCAGGATGCAGAGCATACCTGGGTGAGTGAGGCTAAACGAGCGAGACAT GAAAAAATGAAGCAGAAGAGAGAAGCTATCAAGGCAAAGCTCATAGAAGAGGCAGCAGAAGGTACTTCTATTGAATCAATAGAAGTGTCTTTGAATGAAGAGATTGCTATTATGGCCAAAGAGTGTGGGAGAAAAGGTGGAAAGGTTCATGGCGTAGGTGCTTTCCCTCGGTTGGATATCCCGTCTTCTTCCTCAACGCCAATCAATTCTGAGTGGAATGAGATGAAAGGTAACATACAAACTCTGTCGTCAACTGTAACTACATTGAAATCAGAGAATGCACAACTGAAATCCATGTTGCGAGCAATATTTACCAAATTGAGTGGGAGTAACAACATCAATGTTGATGCTGATACAATAGCAGCAGATGGTATTGAAGGTAGAGATGATTTCCCTGATGGCTTTGATGACTTTCCCATGAGACTCTAG
- the LOC126796102 gene encoding calcium-dependent protein kinase 10-like, translated as MGNCNVCVRADVIENQETYQANNKKKKTGGERRPNPYSEDAIRSPAPIQVLKDVIPLGHRTRIGDKYILGRELGRGEFGITYLCTDRETKEALACKSISKRKLRTAVDIEDVRREVAIMSNLPEHPNIVKLKATYEDNENVHLVMELCEGGELFDRIVARGHYSERAAANVARTVAEVVRMCHANGVMHRDLKPENFLFSNKKEHSPLKAIDFGLSVFFKPGEKFTEIVGSPYYMAPEVLKRNYGPEVDIWSAGVILYILLCGVPPFWAESEQGVALAILRGVIDFKREPWPQISESAKSLVRQMLNPDPKKRLTAQQVLEHPWLQNAKKAPNVPLGDIVRPRLKQFSVMNRFKKKALRVIAEHLSVKEVEVIRDMFTLMDTDKDGRVTYEELKTGLQKVGSQLAEPEVKMLMEVADVDGNGYLDYGEFAAVTIHLQKLENDEHLRRAFIFFDKDGSGYIELVELRQALTDESGETDTDVLTDIMREVDTDKDGRISYDEFVAMMKTGTDWRKASRQYSRERFKSLSLNLMKDGSLQLHDGLTGQAIAV; from the exons ATGGGGAACTGCAACGTCTGCGTCAGAGCTGACGTCATCGAGAACCAGGAGACCTACCAAGCTaacaacaagaagaagaagaccggGGGGGAGCGGCGGCCGAACCCGTACTCCGAGGATGCGATCCGGTCGCCGGCGCCGATCCAGGTGCTGAAAGACGTGATTCCGCTCGGTCACCGGACTCGGATCGGCGACAAGTACATACTGGGCCGGGAGCTGGGCCGCGGCGAGTTCGGCATCACCTATCTCTGCACGGACCGCGAGACTAAAGAAGCTCTGGCCTGCAAGTCCATCTCCAAGCGGAAGCTCAGAACCGCC GTTGATATAGAGGACGTGAGGCGCGAGGTGGCGATAATGTCGAATCTGCCGGAGCATCCCAACATAGTGAAGCTCAAGGCGACTTATGAGGACAACGAGAACGTCCATTTGGTGATGGAGCTCTGCGAGGGAGGCGAGCTTTTCGACAGGATTGTGGCCAGAGGGCACTACAGCGAGCGAGCCGCGGCGAATGTGGCCAGGACTGTGGCGGAGGTGGTGAGGATGTGCCATGCTAATGGAGTTATGCACAGGGATTTGAAGCCCGAGAACTTTTTGTTTTCCAACAAGAAAGAGCACTCGCCGCTTAAGGCTATTGATTTCGGGCTGTCTGTGTTTTTTAAGCCTG GGGAGAAGTTTACGGAGATTGTGGGGAGTCCGTACTACATGGCGCCGGAGGTTTTGAAGAGGAATTATGGACCGGAGGTTGATATATGGAGCGCCGGAGTCATTCTTTACATTTTGTTATGTGGGGTTCCTCCATTTTGGGCAG AGAGTGAGCAGGGTGTGGCGCTTGCAATCTTGAGGGGGGTGATTGATTTCAAGAGGGAACCCTGGCCTCAGATTTCAGAGAGTGCTAAAAGCCTTGTAAGGCAGATGCTCAACCCGGATCCTAAAAAACGCTTGACTGCTCAACAGGTGCTTG AACATCCATGGTTGCAGAATGCAAAAAAAGCTCCAAATGTTCCATTAGGAGATATTGTGAGGCCAAGGCTCAAGCAGTTCTCAGTGATGAATAGATTTAAAAAGAAGGCCTTACGG GTAATTGCAGAGCACTTATCAGTCAAAGAAGTAGAAGTTATCAGGGACATGTTCACATTGATGGACACTGATAAAGATGGCAGAGTAACTTATGAAGAATTGAAAACTGGTCTTCAAAAGGTTGGTTCACAGTTGGCTGAACCAGAGGTTAAGATGTTAATGGAAGTG GCTGATGTTGATGGGAATGGATATCTGGATTATGGAGAGTTTGCAGCAGTTACAATTCACTTGCAAAAATTGGAGAATGATGAGCATCTCCGTCGAGCATTTATATTCTTTGACAAGGATGGaagtgggtatattgaattaGTTGAGCTCAGGCAAGCATTAACAGATGAATCAGGTGAAACGGATACTGATGTGCTGACTGATATCATGCGTGAGGTGGACACTGACAAG GATGGGCGTATCAGTTATGATGAGTTTGTTGCCATGATGAAAACGGGAACTGATTGGAGAAAGGCATCACGACAGTACTCTAGGGAGAGATTCAAGAGTTTGAGCCTCAATCTGATGAAAGATGGTTCATTGCAGCTTCATGATGGTTTAACGGGTCAAGCTATTGCCGTATAA
- the LOC126796103 gene encoding uncharacterized protein LOC126796103, with amino-acid sequence MGVDYYNILKVNRNASEDDLKKAYKRLAMIWHPDKNPAGKRPEAESKFKQISEAYDVLSDPTKRQIYDLYGEEALKSGQFPPPSTSHYYHHRTNNNTTSFQFNPRDADDIYAEIFGSESGAGGGGGRGYRDGFFRTSNGAGGPEFAGTSSGPGPGLRKAHAVENTLACSLEELYKGFKKKMKISRTVTDSAGKVRILEEILTIEIKPGWKKGTKITFPEKGNQEPGFIPADLVFVVDEKPHALYKRDGNDLVVNQEITLLEALTGKTLDLTTLDGRNLVIPLTDIIKPGAEMVAQNEGMPISKEPGRKGNLRIKFDVKYPSRLTTEQKSDLKRVLGGVSL; translated from the exons atGGGCGTGGATTACTACAACATACTGAAAGTGAATCGTAACGCCAGCGAGGACGACCTGAAGAAAGCCTACAAGCGCCTCGCCATGATTTGGCACCCCGACAAAAACCCCGCCGGTAAACGCCCCGAGGCCGAGTCCAAGTTCAAGCAAATCTCCGAGGCCTACGACGTCCTCTCCGACCCCACCAAGCGCCAGATCTACGATCTCTACGGCGAGGAGGCTTTGAAATCCGGCCAGTTCCCCCCTCCCTCCACCTCCCACTACTACCACCACCGCACCAACAACAACACGACGTCGTTCCAGTTCAATCCGCGCGACGCCGACGATATCTACGCCGAGATTTTCGGATCCGAGAGCGGCGCGGGAGGTGGAGGCGGGAGGGGGTATAGGGATGGATTCTTTAGGACGTCGAATGGGGCCGGTGGGCCGGAGTTTGCGGGGACGAGTAGTGGGCCTGGGCCGGGCCTGAGGAAGGCCCATGCGGTGGAGAACACTCTGGCGTGTAGCTTGGAGGAGCTCTACAAGGGattcaagaagaagatgaagatttCTAGAACCGTTACTGATTCCGCTGG TAAGGTTCGGATTTTGGAAGAGATATTAACTATTGAGATCAAACCTGGTTGGAAAAAAGGCACCAAGATAACCTTTCCGGAGAAGGGTAACCAAGAGCCTGGTTTTATTCCAGCAGATCTGGTTTTTGTGGTTGATGAAAAACCTCATGCACTTTATAAGAGGGACGGCAATGATCTGGTGGTGAACCAGGAGATCACACTGCTGGAGGCACTGACTGGCAAGACTCTTGACCTAACCACCCTAGATGGAAGGAATCTCGTGATCCCATTGACGGATATTATCAAACCTGGAGCTGAAATGGTTGCACAAAATGAAGGAATGCCTATCTCAAAAGAACCGGGAAGAAAAGGAAATTTGAGAATCAAATTTGACGTCAAGTATCCTTCAAGACTTACCACAGAACAGAAATCAGATTTGAAAAGAGTTTTGGGAGGAGTTTCACTATGA